cggagcaaaccgagcccgcacgagatcgggctcgggttccaggagttgctgcggccacggcggcggccggggagctccgggacggcggaggaAGGTTACAGGAGGCCGGAGGGGTGCCAGGAGTGCGGcctcgagcggcggcggcgcggggaagAAGACCCGAGCTCGGCTCGGGCCGAGCTTGCCCAAGGAACCCGCCAGGCGGCtgcagcgcggcggcggcgttcGGCGACGGCGGCTGGCGGCGGGGAAGGACACCGGGGCTCCGGGAAGTCGGCCGAGGTGGTCCACGCTGGCGGCGGCGCAGAGAAAAGGGCCGCAGGCTTGCCTCGGCCTAGGCTCGGGTTGGGGAGCTGCAGGCTGCAGCAGCGGCGCGAGTAGGCGGCGGCGGTCGACGGGGAggctcgccggagcacggggcgacgCCGGTGAAGGGCCGGGAGACGACTGCAGCCTCGGCCtggctccaacccgagagaaagagagggatagatggagagaaagagagatggagagggaggagaaaggTGGCTGCCGCGGtggctggccggccggggctcagtcggcggcggccgggggtggTGCAGCAAGGACAGGGGGCagggtgaaggtggctgggggcgCAGGGagaactagggttagggtttccaatgcaaaaccctagaataccctatatatatatggtgcaaAAATGcgtaaaagcccctcaaacttCAGTATTTGATACTGAGTCCCTTACAGCGTGTGTAAAACGCGCGAACACCCCTCCACATGTgatctcacgcgaaacggtacataaaatatcgcaactttcgcgaaaataccgttttgctaacaccgacctctcctcgatcaacgcgcgatctccgcagatccgtccgtcagatttgcgaacggattgcaccggtgcgatcagcacctcggagacaacaaagctaccatttcgtttcgtctagatcgaccacggattcacgacaaaatcgatccttcttcgaatagaaggaaacacacacataaatacatataaaacatgtatttttggattttctcgaaatccgtgcatcaaactcaaaatccgtcagcgtcattagttccagaacagctgaaccgatcgaaacgagctgttggactgctatgaacagagtccggtacgagccagaagccaacttctcaccgcggcttctccggaaaatcgagttactattcactttaagtgaaacttggaaatcgcgtagaatttccgttttaactcgttttcgcccgaaacttgacgagtgcttttgtaattaaattacacacaaaaacatcgtcaactgagagtttagctacactgcaaaaatctcagtccttacaaccaatggcactgacggattttagatctgatgcacggttttcgagaaaatctgaaaatacatgtttcttatgtaattgtgcatcattttggccttttggagagataatggatttcgtcgtgaatcggagatcaaatcggacgaaacgaaatgctagattcgatgcctcgacatgctgaacgcgttggcgtgatccgatcggaaatccgatggacggatcttTGGGAATTGCAATaagttcgctaaggggtcgagagtggaaaatcgggaaattcgcaaaagtcgtaatattttatgtaccgaatcgcgcgagATCGATTGTGGAGGTGCAAAAGCGCGAGAGTTACCCATTGTGAAGGACTAGGGTTGAAATTTGTAGTTCggtggacttttgtgcaaaattgcactttgtatacaatgtgcatctagggtttctatgcacgaaaccctagatctactcAACCCAGCGCCCAGCTATGCCCTAGCCGCCGTCTGCAGGTCCATGCCCTAGCAGGGCgcgcgccccggccgccggcgagcttccccggccgccggaaaccaGGATCGGCCTCTCCTCTACCATCATCTCGACCTAGCCACTATCTTCTTTGGTCTTTGAGCTCGAGGGGTGATCATCCACGTCGAGACTGCACCCTCTGGCCGAGACCCTTCTCCAGCATcatcgccgccggccgccgccgtcccgGCCGCCCCagagcgccgccaccgccgccctgGCAGGATGCGGCGAACCTGGACAGATCTGGCCGAGGTTGTgagatctcctcctcctcgccctgCTGCCGCTCGGGATTGGATGAACCACCCTTCTCGATCTCCCCGGCGCCGTCCCTGCCAGCCGTCGCCATCCGCACGCGCCGCCGGCGCCGNCCCACCTTGGCCGAGAGCAGGTAGAGAGGCTCCACCACCGATGGAAGGAAGCCCCGGGCCGCGATCTACCTCCAGCACGTTCTTCCCCCGGCTTAGGCCATCCCCGGACGTCGCCGGTGCCGCCTGAGGGAGCTGCGGCCAGCCcgggtcagcccagaccgagtCGGGCCAACCTCGAGTTTCGGGCGCCGCCACCACCTTCCTTCGGTCGTGCCACCTCCCAGCCGACCCCGGTGACCTCCGGCGTGCTTCCCCCGTCGtccccgcacgccgccggccgccgctgggaGCTCCTGCACCCGCCCAGACCGGTGCGAGCCAACCTTGGAGCCGCGCCGCCCAcgagcaccgccgccgcccaccgtagGGTGCACGgccttcccctcggcctccggcgccgATCGGTCGCCGTCCCGAGCTCCTCCgaccgccgcctcgccgccggcgcccttgaacccgagaggaGCTGTGCGGGcttgatctccgccgccgcaccACCGGCTgtcgcccgccgccggccagcaccacCTCCGAACCCCATGGACCGACTGCTCCCGTCCCCGGTCGGAGCGCTCGCTgtccggccgccggcggccagccctagctcccactgctctGGTAAGTGGTTGTTTCATGCTCCAGCACTGTAGTTAAGTTTTCCggtcacctttccggtgatccgatgactccccGACACCccgggaggtgagcacgatgatcgtgggctcgtgctgaacacgatgctcacctccgttTGGGTTAATGGTGCCCGGGTTAGTGAGTTAAGGGCAATCTTTGCACTGTGCGTGCTGTTTCGCTGAATTCCGCGTCGCTCGTGCGGGCGtcgcagtggccggcagtgctccggaaggtgagcacggcctctggcaTGCTGAAATCTATCAGCGAGAGCGATGTTTGTCCTAATCGACCCCTGGTTTGCGTGTACGATCCAGAAAtgccatgaaatcacataaaataatgtgatgtCATGTGTCGTTAGGGGCTTTTATGCCGTTTGCTTCATcgtagctgctgttggcagcgagTTAGGGCTAatgataacctctggactgatcgtccaaggccccaagcctttgcaagTGTCGGAAAGAGATTTTCGGCTCatttctcggcgaaatccgccgacgaaaCGCGGGATCGGTTCGGATTCCTTCCGACAGTGCTTCGTGAgttattgtgtagtcgctgagccttgttggctggtcactcacgtcatttcgagagttcagaaatgacgggtgagcgacgatgggttccggtgtcgaaatagacacttccagGAACCCGGATCCCAACAATTATCCAccaatagttgtttggttgtgtatccttgtgtttgctgccatgtcacactaaaataagtgtttagtggcagcgaatgactcgtggcatgagttGGTGCCTTCCGAGATAGTTaatgggtcccggcggagtcccggtgcgattttcgggacttccggcgagttacggtaatcggtattgggaaaccgatttctgtgggattgtttgtgggttatgcttttagggtttcttagctgtgggttagacactaaccccgtggaccctccttaggtcctgttgacattcttttgcagtcaggagacaggcgcgacagttgtacaggtgggtacttcgatccgacgttNGGGGTGACCATCCACGTCGAGACTGCACCCTCTGGCCGAGACCCTTCTCCAGCATcatcgccgccggccgccgccgtcccgGCCGCCCCagagcgccgccaccgccgccctgGCAGGATGCGGCGAACCTGGACAGATCTGGCCGAGGTTGTgagatctcctcctcctcgccctgCTGCCGCTCGGGATTGGATGAACCACCCTTCTCGATCTCCCCGGCGCCGTCCCTGCCAGCCGTCGCCATCCGCACGCGTTGCCGGCGCCGTCGGGACCATCTGCGGCAATCTGCTgcagctcgggccgagctcgAGTCAGCTCGTGGCCGCGAGCTGCAGCCTCCTGTCGGCGACCTCACGCGCGTGTTTCCCGACGTCCCCGAccaccgccggccgccgcccgaAGCTCCTGCAGCCGCCCAGACTTGGTGCGGGCCGAGGCTGGGCTTCCCTCCAATCTGCgtgtcgccgccgcccacagcGGGGAGCACCACCCTTCCCACGGCCTCCGGCGACGGATCGccgtcgccccgacctcctccggccgccgccgtgccACCGGGAAGCGTTGAACCCGAGAGCCACTTGGAGGAATTGATCTCTTCCGCCGTGCCACCGGCCGCCTcgcgccgccggccagcaggttCCCCAGACCCCTTGGACCATCTGCTCCCACCTCCGGCCGAAGCgctcgccgtccggccgccggcggccaGCCCTAGCTCTGCCTTGGCCGGTGAGCATTGTTGTTGCTGTCCTGCACATGATTTCCTGTTCTagtcactgttccggcgacccgaggctgttccgatgcctccgggggTGAGCACGGAGATAGTCtgtcagtcctgatcacagtgctcacctcaattagggtcagcgagcccctggttagcgagataagcacGTTTTTCATGCTGTGCGCACTGTTCGCAGATTTTCGCGTCACTCCCGCGATCTCCGCAGTGGCCGAAATTGCtctgaaaggtgagcacggcctccggcacgttgAAAGCTGTCAATGGGTATATTGGCTCGGCTGATTCACTTCTGGTTTGTCCAGACgaaccataaaagcgccgaaatcgcatgaaataatgcgatttcgggtattcgaaagggcttttatgcaattccggttgttgcggctgctgttggcagcatgggtaGGCTGTGGGTGATCtctagactgattgtccaaggccccggacctttgcgaagatcggaaatgtattttcggtgcgtttgtcggcaaaatccgccgatagaacgcggttttggttcggaattattcgTACGGAGTGCTTTGATCTATGTTAGATCGTTCTGACGTTGCTTCCTACTTTGTTCATTTCGGAGCTCAGAATGACTGTGGAGCGACGAGCGGTTCCTGGTTgttcgaaatagacacttttaTTACCGGATTCCAACAAATTACACCAATAGTTGTTTGTTGTGTATCCTTGGTTTGCCTGCCATGTCAACTTAAAAATAATGTTCCAGCATGACTCGTGGCCATGATTTGTGCTTCCGAGATTAGTTAATGGCGTCCCGGCGGAGCCCTCTCTCCGGGTGCGAATATTTTTT
Above is a genomic segment from Ananas comosus cultivar F153 unplaced genomic scaffold, ASM154086v1, whole genome shotgun sequence containing:
- the LOC109704535 gene encoding circumsporozoite protein-like → MRFRRFYGSSGQTRSESAEPIYPLTAFNVPEAVLTFQSNFGHCGDRGSDAKICEQCAQHEKRQQQQCSPAKAELGLAAGGRTASASAGGGSRWSKGSGEPAGRRREAAGGTAEEINSSKWLSGSTLPGGTAAAGGGRGDGDPSPEAVGRVVLPAVGGGDTQIGGKPSLGPHQVWAAAGASGGGRRWSGTSGNTRVRSPTGGCSSRPRADSSSARAAADCRRWSRRRRQRVRMATAGRDGAGEIEKGGSSNPERQQGEEEEISQPRPDLSRFAASCQGGGGGALGRPGRRRPAAMMLEKGLGQRWELGLAAGGRTASAPTGDGSSRSMGFGGGAGRRRATAGGAAAEIKPAQLLSGSRAPAARRRSEELGTATDRRRRPRGRPCTLRWAAAVLVGGAAPRLARTGLGGCRSSQRRPAACGDDGGSTPEVTGVGWEVARPKEGGGGARNSRLARLGLG